One genomic region from Bacillus sp. SLBN-46 encodes:
- a CDS encoding diguanylate cyclase domain-containing protein — MSIYHKVMDILLLTALMLVITLFIKTKWKNLRTSNSKIKIFNPLVLTNVHREELERNYLNTLKDLQDLKFALDESNLVQIVDKSANILYANEKFCRLSEYSFEELKGKNMRVLNSSYHSKEYFRHLWTTVTQGKVWSGEIRNKTKSGTYYWTSTTIVPFLDKNNKPFQYIVIRNDITKSKELEKKLEYLSNVDGLTSLFNRRYFDKMLDYYWQSLDKSQNSLSVILFDVDYFKCYNDHYGHLLGDQCLIDISNRVRDLMNSYEAICARYGGEEFAIILPKKEAHEARHIAERIRQEIEQLNIPHEWSKLNSSVTMSFGVASLIPNQDRNPLELLELADKALYQAKNNGRNTVA; from the coding sequence ATGAGCATTTACCATAAAGTAATGGATATTTTACTTCTTACAGCGTTAATGTTAGTCATTACACTTTTTATCAAAACCAAATGGAAAAATCTTAGGACCTCAAACTCAAAAATAAAAATATTCAATCCATTGGTCCTTACTAACGTACACAGGGAGGAACTAGAAAGAAATTATCTCAATACCCTTAAAGATCTTCAGGATTTAAAATTCGCCTTAGACGAGTCAAATCTTGTTCAAATCGTCGATAAATCAGCCAATATCTTATACGCAAATGAGAAATTCTGCCGCCTTTCCGAATACTCCTTTGAAGAACTAAAAGGAAAAAACATGCGAGTATTAAATAGTAGCTATCATTCCAAAGAGTATTTTAGACATCTTTGGACTACTGTTACTCAAGGAAAAGTATGGAGCGGAGAAATTCGAAATAAAACAAAAAGTGGTACATACTATTGGACATCTACAACGATTGTTCCGTTCTTAGACAAAAATAATAAGCCCTTCCAATATATTGTCATTCGAAATGACATTACAAAAAGCAAGGAGCTTGAGAAGAAGCTGGAATACCTATCAAATGTGGATGGATTAACCTCCTTATTTAATCGAAGGTATTTTGATAAGATGCTAGATTATTATTGGCAGTCCCTTGATAAAAGTCAAAACTCTCTTTCCGTCATTTTGTTCGATGTCGATTATTTTAAATGCTACAACGACCATTATGGTCATTTATTGGGGGATCAGTGTTTAATTGATATATCCAACCGGGTTAGGGATTTAATGAATTCCTATGAGGCCATTTGCGCAAGGTATGGGGGCGAGGAATTTGCTATTATCCTGCCAAAAAAGGAGGCACATGAAGCCCGCCACATAGCAGAAAGAATCCGACAAGAAATTGAGCAATTAAACATCCCTCATGAATGGTCAAAGCTCAATAGCTCGGTAACCATGAGCTTTGGCGTCGCTTCCCTTATACCAAACCAAGACAGAAATCCCCTCGAATTACTAGAATTAGCCGATAAAGCCTTATATCAAGCAAAGAATAACGGGAGAAACACAGTAGCTTAA
- a CDS encoding RNA polymerase alpha subunit C-terminal domain-containing protein has protein sequence MLNNEQLANVKVKETSYNDQSNKNQKVCSKGHTYYKSSDCPTCPICEKERKPESGFLALLSAPARRALENNEVATLEKLSTYSEKEILQFHGMGPASLPKLRAALKEIGLSFKD, from the coding sequence ATTCTAAATAATGAACAATTAGCAAATGTCAAAGTTAAGGAGACATCTTACAATGACCAATCGAATAAGAATCAAAAGGTTTGCAGCAAGGGACATACCTATTATAAGAGTAGCGATTGTCCAACCTGTCCGATTTGTGAGAAGGAACGCAAACCTGAAAGTGGGTTTCTTGCATTGCTTTCGGCACCGGCAAGACGTGCCTTGGAAAACAATGAGGTGGCTACTTTAGAGAAGCTATCAACCTATAGTGAAAAGGAAATTTTGCAGTTTCATGGTATGGGACCGGCGTCGTTGCCCAAACTTAGGGCTGCTTTGAAGGAAATAGGCTTATCCTTTAAAGACTAA
- a CDS encoding hotdog domain-containing protein translates to MPLKVGDIITFERTFTVRDVELFTEVSGDEGIHHITPDEQGRLVVQGLLTATLPTKVGGDHNVLARNMNFEFLRPVFTGDTIICEVKIEKYERQENNRTAIIASFLCENQNEKEVLKGDFSGVIL, encoded by the coding sequence ATGCCATTAAAAGTAGGAGATATCATTACGTTTGAGCGGACTTTTACGGTAAGAGATGTTGAGTTATTTACGGAGGTATCAGGTGATGAAGGGATTCATCATATAACTCCCGACGAACAGGGAAGGCTTGTCGTGCAAGGGTTGTTGACTGCGACATTACCGACAAAAGTCGGAGGAGATCATAACGTACTGGCCCGTAATATGAATTTTGAATTTTTAAGGCCTGTGTTTACGGGGGATACCATCATTTGTGAAGTGAAAATTGAAAAATACGAAAGGCAAGAGAATAATAGAACGGCTATTATTGCGTCTTTTTTATGTGAAAATCAGAATGAAAAAGAGGTATTAAAAGGAGATTTTTCGGGGGTAATACTATAA
- a CDS encoding DUF3231 family protein, with the protein MGIFNKKTKTDSLTVSEVSALWLQYMGDSMAICMYKYFLKIVENKDIKEIVKISLQLSETHITKIKEFLKAAHFQAPIGFTEADVNLNAPRLFSDQFILFYSYIMSLHGLPAYSLAITTLERQDLQNYFFECTRQTNELFQKIQQLAKDQPKFSSVPSIPSPHGSEFIESTGIIDNLIGDKRPLNSSEISTLFFNSKKTGFIRSLSIAFSQVAKSEDVRNFMIKNVKLAGKDADSFDNILKQDHLPIPEKWDVEITDSTISPFSDKLMMFHAAFLVNAALSYYGAALGSSLRSDIMLNYYKVFTHAMEAGTFCYTILVKHGWLEKQPETIDRKSLAKKS; encoded by the coding sequence TTGGGGATTTTTAATAAAAAAACGAAGACCGATTCCTTAACGGTCTCTGAGGTATCTGCTCTTTGGCTCCAATATATGGGCGATAGCATGGCCATCTGTATGTACAAATACTTTCTCAAAATTGTTGAAAATAAAGACATAAAGGAAATTGTAAAAATCTCCTTACAATTATCTGAGACCCATATCACGAAAATAAAGGAATTCCTGAAAGCTGCTCATTTCCAGGCTCCCATAGGATTTACAGAGGCGGACGTCAATCTGAATGCCCCGCGTCTGTTTTCTGACCAATTTATCCTTTTTTACTCTTATATTATGAGTCTTCACGGGCTACCTGCATATAGCTTAGCGATTACAACCTTAGAGCGACAAGACCTTCAAAATTACTTTTTTGAATGTACGAGACAAACGAACGAGTTATTCCAAAAAATCCAGCAATTGGCCAAAGATCAACCGAAATTTTCTAGCGTACCCTCCATACCTTCCCCACATGGATCGGAGTTTATTGAATCAACAGGAATCATAGATAATTTAATCGGGGACAAAAGACCACTGAATAGTTCCGAAATCAGCACTCTTTTCTTTAATTCAAAGAAAACTGGATTTATTAGGTCGTTAAGTATTGCTTTTAGCCAGGTGGCAAAATCGGAAGACGTTCGAAATTTTATGATAAAAAACGTGAAATTAGCGGGGAAAGATGCGGATAGCTTTGACAACATTTTAAAACAAGACCATCTACCCATACCCGAAAAGTGGGATGTAGAGATTACAGATTCAACTATAAGTCCATTTTCGGATAAGTTGATGATGTTTCACGCAGCGTTTTTAGTCAATGCAGCTCTTTCCTATTATGGGGCAGCATTAGGTTCCAGCTTACGGTCAGATATCATGCTAAACTACTACAAAGTATTCACTCATGCCATGGAGGCCGGCACCTTCTGTTACACAATCCTCGTTAAACACGGCTGGCTAGAAAAACAACCGGAAACCATTGATAGAAAATCCCTGGCGAAGAAATCATAG
- a CDS encoding MBL fold metallo-hydrolase, translating into MFMKKNFEQKVVNGVQMGNGTLSIQSVKLNVHCFFIDGVLIDTGAKSLERFFKSFFKQLDIDQVVITHFHEDHTGCASFLQKELQLPLFMDDLMLESCMKKADYPLYRQLFWGRRRPFRAEPIGETFHSPHATWRVIKTPGHSIDHLAFLNGETGQLFTGDLYCQEKTKVVLREENVPVIIESLKKVLTYDFDDVFCNHAGYLSNGRTALKRKLEYLLNLQGTILKLHDEGKNPDEINDTLFPKRYPIMSFSSGEWDSVHIVHSIIKQKDKTLIS; encoded by the coding sequence ATGTTCATGAAGAAGAATTTTGAGCAAAAGGTAGTTAATGGGGTGCAGATGGGTAATGGAACCCTATCGATCCAAAGTGTGAAATTAAATGTTCATTGCTTTTTCATTGATGGTGTTTTAATTGATACTGGAGCAAAGTCACTGGAAAGGTTTTTCAAGTCGTTTTTTAAGCAGCTTGATATTGATCAAGTAGTGATCACCCACTTTCATGAGGATCATACAGGCTGTGCCTCATTCCTGCAGAAAGAACTTCAGCTTCCGCTTTTCATGGATGACCTCATGCTTGAATCCTGCATGAAGAAGGCTGATTATCCATTATATCGTCAACTGTTTTGGGGAAGGCGTAGACCCTTTCGTGCGGAACCAATTGGTGAAACATTTCATTCACCACATGCAACATGGCGGGTTATCAAGACACCAGGGCATTCAATTGATCACCTTGCATTTTTAAATGGAGAAACAGGTCAGCTTTTTACTGGAGACCTCTATTGTCAGGAAAAGACAAAGGTTGTTCTCCGTGAGGAAAATGTCCCTGTGATTATCGAATCATTAAAAAAAGTATTAACCTATGATTTTGATGATGTGTTTTGCAATCACGCAGGATATCTGAGCAATGGGCGTACAGCGCTAAAGAGAAAGCTGGAATATCTGTTGAATCTGCAAGGAACTATTTTAAAGCTTCATGATGAAGGAAAGAATCCAGACGAGATTAATGATACTTTGTTTCCAAAAAGATACCCTATTATGTCTTTTTCCTCGGGAGAATGGGACTCCGTCCATATTGTCCATTCCATTATTAAACAAAAAGATAAAACACTAATCTCATAA
- a CDS encoding putative protein N(5)-glutamine methyltransferase, whose translation MSILVGHHTVTSIVNQLRSAGCVFAEDETQLLVSEAQSLEDLIKKVEMRVDGLPLEHVIGWAPFCGLQIEVERGVFVPRKRTEFLVRQAEELACSGDLVVDLCCGSGAIGAALAAAMGDIMLYGSDIDPIAIPCARKNVSKFGGHVFEGDLYEALPQWMRGRINILVANVPYVPTKAIELLPLEARLYEPNLALDGGVDGLNILRRVVKEAPDWLAPGGHLLIETSEMQASRTFEVFAQSGLATKVARDAERDATVVIGTNSGDSPPPL comes from the coding sequence ATAAGTATTTTAGTCGGCCACCATACGGTAACATCAATTGTAAACCAACTTCGTAGTGCGGGGTGTGTTTTTGCAGAAGATGAGACTCAGTTACTTGTTTCAGAGGCACAATCTTTAGAGGACCTCATAAAAAAAGTCGAAATGCGAGTCGATGGATTACCACTTGAGCACGTAATTGGATGGGCACCGTTCTGTGGTCTTCAGATAGAAGTGGAGCGAGGCGTTTTTGTTCCTCGGAAACGTACAGAATTTCTTGTTCGTCAGGCGGAAGAACTAGCTTGTTCTGGTGATCTCGTCGTTGACCTCTGTTGTGGTTCAGGAGCTATCGGTGCTGCTCTGGCAGCTGCTATGGGGGACATTATGTTGTATGGTTCTGACATCGACCCTATCGCCATTCCATGTGCAAGAAAAAACGTATCCAAATTCGGTGGTCATGTTTTTGAAGGTGATTTGTATGAGGCTTTACCACAATGGATGAGAGGCCGTATAAATATACTGGTTGCTAACGTACCTTATGTTCCCACTAAAGCAATAGAGCTGCTTCCATTGGAGGCTCGTCTTTATGAACCAAATTTGGCTTTGGACGGAGGGGTGGATGGGCTTAACATTTTAAGAAGAGTGGTAAAAGAAGCCCCTGATTGGCTCGCTCCGGGAGGACACCTACTGATCGAGACGAGCGAAATGCAAGCATCACGAACTTTTGAGGTTTTTGCTCAATCTGGATTGGCCACTAAAGTAGCTAGAGACGCAGAACGGGACGCTACAGTTGTTATTGGAACCAATAGTGGGGACAGTCCCCCACCGCTTTAA
- a CDS encoding cell wall hydrolase, translated as MPRVNYRSSDVDLMARMMRAEAEGEGKQGMLYVGNVIVNRLVANCIDFKGLRTINQVIFQVQGGNFSFEAVQKGNVFYQRARTSEKRLAKQNLEYWRQHPGKYALWYFNPYAPCPPTWYGQPQSGQFKNHCYYEPKAGTCDSVYKG; from the coding sequence ATGCCAAGAGTAAATTACCGAAGTTCAGATGTTGATTTAATGGCAAGGATGATGAGAGCAGAGGCCGAAGGTGAAGGAAAACAGGGAATGTTGTATGTCGGAAATGTAATTGTGAATCGTCTTGTAGCCAATTGTATAGACTTTAAAGGTTTAAGAACCATTAACCAAGTTATTTTTCAAGTACAAGGTGGAAATTTTTCCTTTGAGGCAGTTCAAAAAGGGAATGTATTTTATCAAAGAGCGAGAACTTCTGAAAAAAGATTAGCCAAACAGAATTTGGAATATTGGAGACAACACCCAGGGAAATATGCGCTGTGGTACTTTAATCCATATGCTCCATGCCCGCCAACCTGGTACGGTCAACCTCAGTCTGGTCAATTTAAAAATCATTGTTATTATGAACCAAAAGCTGGAACTTGTGATAGTGTTTATAAGGGTTAA
- a CDS encoding RNA polymerase sigma factor, with product MFDHEKLEEKIENIYRHHYLDVYRFLVCFSGNQNDAEDLTQEVFIRVLNSFTNKNSISNVKTWTFTIAKRVAIDHYRKKRFSSLFMDGFFKQIASSEKEPNELVEQNEMKRLVHLAISKLKPNFRAVVILRGINEFSIKETSEILQCSESKVKVDYHRALKELKKRLHMDVEEVIGNAN from the coding sequence TTGTTTGATCATGAAAAATTGGAGGAGAAGATTGAAAATATTTACCGTCATCATTATTTGGATGTATATAGATTCCTTGTATGTTTTTCAGGTAATCAAAACGACGCAGAGGATTTAACCCAAGAAGTGTTTATTCGGGTACTAAATAGTTTTACTAACAAAAACAGTATTAGTAACGTAAAGACCTGGACTTTTACGATCGCGAAGCGTGTTGCGATTGATCATTATCGTAAAAAGAGATTTTCTTCTCTATTCATGGATGGATTTTTCAAGCAAATCGCATCGTCCGAAAAAGAACCAAATGAATTGGTTGAACAAAACGAAATGAAGAGGCTTGTTCACCTAGCCATTTCCAAGTTGAAACCAAACTTTAGGGCAGTAGTCATACTAAGAGGTATAAACGAGTTTTCGATAAAAGAGACGTCTGAAATCCTTCAATGTAGTGAATCAAAGGTTAAGGTGGATTATCACCGAGCCTTAAAAGAACTAAAAAAGAGATTACACATGGATGTTGAGGAGGTTATCGGGAATGCAAACTGA
- the spoIIP gene encoding stage II sporulation protein P — MQTEKELFDLMKEAYPLQPREEFVSDTSNKLRQKARKLNRNRRMKQFSLASTSIALCVIAISWFFFYGGKDVISSNHNTLQERNSATSVKNQDPLVYIYQSHDKESFFAELNTKVPADQAFHDTKNITLVGERLSQSLKKAGIPAIHDETQVMQILKEGNLPFNESYKVSREPLKDAIEKNKSIKMVFDLHRDSQKRSVTTSKIDGIEYAKIAFIVSGSSSNYEENVKFATLLHNKIQKEYPNSLSRGVLVKNNPPNQNTYNQDFLDHSVLVEIGGVENTLEEEYRTADILADMIKEILSDQTK; from the coding sequence ATGCAAACTGAAAAGGAATTGTTTGACTTAATGAAAGAGGCCTATCCACTCCAACCAAGAGAGGAATTTGTATCAGATACTTCTAATAAACTTAGACAAAAAGCAAGGAAGCTAAATAGAAACAGAAGAATGAAGCAGTTTTCTCTTGCTTCAACCAGTATTGCACTATGTGTCATAGCTATTTCGTGGTTTTTCTTTTATGGCGGAAAAGATGTCATTTCCAGCAATCATAACACCCTTCAAGAAAGAAACTCCGCAACAAGTGTAAAGAACCAAGACCCTTTGGTTTATATTTATCAATCACACGATAAAGAGTCATTTTTCGCAGAATTAAATACGAAAGTGCCTGCAGACCAAGCATTTCATGATACCAAGAATATTACATTAGTTGGTGAGAGATTGAGCCAATCATTAAAAAAAGCAGGTATTCCAGCCATCCATGATGAGACTCAAGTCATGCAAATTTTAAAAGAAGGAAACTTACCCTTCAATGAATCGTATAAAGTCTCGAGAGAGCCACTGAAAGATGCGATAGAGAAAAATAAGTCTATAAAAATGGTGTTCGATCTACACAGAGATTCACAGAAAAGAAGTGTTACTACTAGTAAAATAGACGGGATCGAGTACGCTAAGATCGCATTTATTGTTTCTGGTTCAAGCAGCAATTACGAAGAAAATGTAAAGTTTGCTACACTCCTTCATAATAAAATACAAAAGGAGTACCCGAATAGTTTATCTAGAGGAGTGCTCGTGAAAAACAATCCACCAAACCAAAATACCTATAATCAAGATTTTTTGGATCACTCAGTTTTGGTAGAGATTGGTGGAGTGGAAAACACGTTGGAGGAAGAATATAGAACGGCAGATATCCTTGCAGATATGATAAAAGAAATTCTATCGGACCAAACCAAATAA
- a CDS encoding cupin domain-containing protein, translating into MKNEQLKNSTIFPLGQKVDTNFIGDAYLQMVFTDPTPLNTAIGNVTFAPGARNNWHSHHAGQVLLVTGGEGWYQEEGKPAQLLKTGDVVNIPPNVKHWHGATKDSWFVHLALTPGPTDWLEPVEDEWYTKL; encoded by the coding sequence ATGAAAAATGAACAATTAAAAAATAGTACAATCTTTCCATTGGGACAAAAAGTAGACACCAACTTTATTGGTGATGCCTACTTACAAATGGTGTTTACCGATCCAACACCACTAAACACAGCCATTGGGAATGTAACCTTTGCACCAGGAGCGCGCAATAACTGGCACTCTCATCATGCTGGCCAAGTTCTGTTAGTGACTGGCGGTGAGGGTTGGTATCAAGAGGAAGGAAAACCAGCTCAATTATTGAAGACGGGAGATGTAGTCAATATTCCGCCAAATGTGAAACACTGGCATGGTGCGACAAAAGACAGTTGGTTTGTCCATTTAGCCCTAACCCCAGGACCAACGGATTGGTTAGAACCCGTCGAAGACGAATGGTATACTAAATTATAA
- a CDS encoding SDR family oxidoreductase: MSTIQDQVVIITGASSGIGEATAKELASKGAKLVLAARREDRLKKLQDEIKTDGGQATYKVTDVTSHEQMEELAAYALKKFGKIDVLVNNAGLMPQAFLFKKKIEEWDQMIDVNIKGVLYAIAAVLPSMRERKSGHIINLSSVAGHNIYPGGTVYCGTKHAVRAISEGLRQEEAMSGTNIRVTNVSPGAVNSELLETVTDPESKAGLDEFYKIAIDADSIARAISFAIEQPSDVAINEMIIRPTIQVG; this comes from the coding sequence ATGTCTACTATTCAAGACCAAGTGGTTATTATTACGGGGGCTTCTAGTGGGATCGGCGAAGCTACTGCAAAAGAACTAGCATCTAAAGGAGCGAAATTGGTGCTAGCCGCCCGTCGTGAGGACCGATTAAAGAAATTGCAAGATGAGATTAAAACGGATGGCGGGCAAGCTACATACAAAGTGACAGATGTAACTTCTCATGAACAAATGGAAGAACTCGCTGCCTATGCTCTTAAAAAGTTTGGAAAAATCGACGTTTTAGTTAATAATGCTGGATTAATGCCCCAAGCTTTTCTTTTTAAAAAGAAAATTGAGGAATGGGATCAGATGATTGATGTCAATATTAAAGGTGTTCTGTATGCCATCGCTGCCGTTCTTCCATCTATGAGAGAACGTAAATCAGGTCATATCATTAACCTTTCCTCTGTTGCTGGCCATAACATCTACCCAGGTGGAACAGTTTATTGTGGAACTAAACATGCAGTACGAGCAATCTCAGAAGGTTTACGTCAAGAAGAAGCAATGAGCGGCACGAATATCCGTGTAACAAATGTTTCTCCAGGGGCTGTTAACAGCGAATTATTAGAAACGGTCACCGATCCAGAATCAAAAGCAGGCTTAGATGAATTTTATAAAATAGCCATTGATGCGGACAGCATTGCTCGTGCTATTTCCTTTGCCATTGAGCAACCATCGGATGTAGCGATTAATGAAATGATTATTCGCCCAACAATTCAAGTCGGTTAA
- a CDS encoding carboxymuconolactone decarboxylase family protein, with translation MDRIEKSKAKFKQLFGEVETAAQATDPDFQDILSHFVFGEVFYQGNLDDKPRELITLVVLATNQTLPQLKAHVLVALNVGLTPVEIKEAVYQCAPYIGFPKTLNAINEVNEVFKAKNIALPIESQRTVDEDNRFQKGISVQVEIFGDMIKNMQESAPANQKHMQEYLSAFCFGDFYTRSGLDLKTRELLTLCIISALGGAEGQVKAHVQGNKNVGNDKETLITALTHCLPYIGFPRTLNALNCINEMIPEN, from the coding sequence ATGGACCGTATTGAAAAGAGCAAGGCAAAGTTCAAACAGCTATTTGGTGAGGTAGAAACTGCCGCACAAGCTACCGATCCTGATTTTCAGGACATTCTGAGCCACTTTGTTTTTGGGGAAGTTTTTTATCAAGGTAATCTGGATGATAAACCACGTGAGTTAATCACCCTTGTGGTGCTTGCGACCAATCAGACGTTGCCCCAGCTCAAGGCACATGTGCTAGTCGCGTTGAATGTTGGACTGACACCTGTTGAAATCAAAGAGGCTGTTTACCAGTGTGCTCCGTACATTGGATTCCCCAAAACGCTAAATGCGATCAATGAAGTCAATGAGGTTTTCAAAGCGAAGAATATCGCTTTACCGATTGAAAGTCAAAGGACTGTAGATGAAGATAATCGTTTTCAAAAAGGCATTTCCGTACAAGTCGAGATTTTCGGAGATATGATAAAAAATATGCAGGAGAGTGCTCCGGCAAACCAAAAACATATGCAGGAATATCTTTCCGCTTTTTGCTTCGGAGATTTCTACACCCGTAGCGGACTTGATTTGAAAACACGAGAGTTGTTAACGCTCTGCATCATCAGTGCGCTCGGAGGTGCTGAGGGTCAAGTGAAGGCACATGTGCAGGGTAACAAAAATGTGGGCAATGACAAGGAAACATTGATTACCGCCCTCACCCACTGCCTTCCATATATAGGATTTCCTAGAACACTAAACGCACTAAATTGCATTAATGAAATGATTCCTGAAAATTAA
- a CDS encoding TetR/AcrR family transcriptional regulator — MSKLDRRVQKSQEAIKNAFIELMSEKNLDQITIQDISDRANVGRRTIYDHYLDKYDLLDKLIEEHINELRVLCESAAELSFVEGNLIWFEYFERNSSFFSTMLASKGGPAFRSHFLQFVIEELEGDVDVTEGINQGLNKELVLKFFGAAIVEIVEAWITNGLSERTQVVAEQVGILLDRNL; from the coding sequence ATGTCTAAGTTGGATAGAAGAGTACAAAAATCTCAAGAAGCAATAAAAAATGCTTTTATTGAACTGATGTCTGAAAAAAATTTAGATCAAATTACCATACAAGATATTTCCGACAGGGCAAATGTCGGGCGTCGAACCATTTATGATCATTACTTGGATAAATATGATTTACTGGATAAGCTCATTGAAGAACATATAAACGAACTAAGGGTGCTGTGCGAGTCGGCAGCTGAATTGAGTTTTGTTGAGGGGAATCTGATTTGGTTTGAATATTTTGAACGGAATTCTTCTTTCTTTTCAACCATGTTAGCGAGTAAAGGGGGCCCTGCTTTTCGAAGTCACTTCCTTCAATTTGTAATCGAGGAGTTAGAGGGTGATGTAGATGTAACCGAAGGAATCAATCAAGGTTTAAATAAGGAGTTAGTTCTTAAATTTTTTGGAGCAGCCATTGTAGAGATCGTAGAAGCATGGATCACCAATGGACTATCTGAACGGACCCAAGTCGTGGCAGAACAAGTAGGGATTTTGTTAGATAGGAATCTTTAA
- a CDS encoding IS1182 family transposase, with the protein MISKQQSMRFSPYMDLYNLIIPADNMLRKINDLVDFSFVYDEIKDNYCLDNGRNAIDPIRMFKYLLLKTIHDLSDVDIVERSKYDMSFKYFLDMTPEESVIEPSSLTKFRKLRLQDVKLLDLLINKTVEIAIEKEIIKSKSIIVDATHTKARYNQMTPKEVLMDRSKKLRKAVYQVDETMKEKFPAKTMTDVLEDEITYSQKLIHVIEKEENLIQYPKVKEQLNLLKETVEDDIERLQSSKDQDARVGHKSADSAFFGYKTHLALSEERIITAAVITTGEKNDGKQLQTLIEKSEKAGIEVETVIGDAAYSEKDNIIYTAENDIKLVAKLNPNITQGTRKKEDEFQFNKDAGMYVCKAGHMAIRKEKKNRSNEKKNPRDTYYFDIKKCKVCPFREGCYKDGAKSKTYNVTIKSDEHQGQANFQESEYFKEKSKERYKIEAKNSELKHRHGYNVSLSSGLVGMELQGAMAIFTVNLKRILKLLG; encoded by the coding sequence GTGATATCAAAACAACAATCTATGAGGTTTAGTCCCTATATGGACCTATACAATTTAATCATTCCTGCGGATAACATGTTGCGCAAGATCAATGATCTTGTCGACTTTTCTTTCGTCTATGATGAAATTAAAGATAATTATTGTCTTGATAATGGCCGGAACGCCATCGATCCTATTCGCATGTTTAAATATTTATTGTTAAAAACTATCCATGATCTTTCCGATGTGGATATAGTTGAACGTTCAAAATACGATATGTCTTTTAAATATTTCCTTGATATGACACCTGAGGAATCTGTGATTGAGCCAAGCTCATTGACCAAGTTTCGGAAGCTCAGGCTTCAAGATGTCAAACTTTTAGACTTACTTATCAATAAGACAGTCGAAATAGCCATTGAAAAAGAGATTATCAAGAGTAAATCTATCATAGTCGATGCTACCCATACAAAAGCCCGATACAACCAGATGACGCCAAAAGAGGTCCTTATGGACCGTTCCAAAAAGCTGAGGAAAGCTGTTTATCAGGTTGATGAAACCATGAAGGAGAAGTTCCCTGCCAAAACAATGACGGATGTACTAGAGGACGAAATCACTTATTCTCAGAAGTTAATCCATGTAATTGAGAAGGAAGAAAACCTTATCCAGTATCCAAAGGTTAAGGAACAATTAAATCTACTGAAAGAGACCGTTGAGGATGATATTGAGCGACTTCAGAGTTCGAAGGACCAAGATGCCAGAGTTGGTCATAAGAGTGCTGATTCTGCTTTCTTTGGTTATAAGACACACTTGGCTTTAAGTGAAGAAAGAATCATCACTGCAGCGGTTATTACAACCGGTGAAAAAAATGATGGCAAACAACTTCAAACTCTCATTGAGAAAAGTGAGAAAGCAGGGATAGAAGTTGAAACCGTGATTGGCGATGCTGCTTATTCTGAAAAAGATAATATCATTTATACCGCTGAAAACGATATTAAATTGGTAGCCAAATTAAATCCAAATATCACTCAAGGAACTCGAAAAAAGGAAGACGAATTTCAGTTTAATAAAGATGCTGGCATGTATGTTTGTAAGGCAGGACATATGGCAATCCGAAAAGAAAAAAAGAACAGATCAAACGAGAAGAAAAATCCACGTGATACCTATTACTTTGATATTAAGAAATGTAAAGTTTGCCCTTTTAGAGAGGGATGTTATAAAGATGGTGCGAAAAGTAAAACTTACAATGTAACGATTAAATCAGATGAACACCAGGGACAGGCAAACTTTCAAGAAAGTGAATATTTCAAAGAAAAGTCAAAAGAACGGTATAAAATAGAGGCTAAAAATAGCGAATTAAAACACCGGCACGGGTATAATGTTTCATTATCCTCGGGTCTAGTTGGCATGGAATTACAAGGTGCCATGGCAATATTCACTGTAAATCTTAAGAGGATACTAAAGCTCCTAGGGTAA